The following is a genomic window from Marinococcus sp. PL1-022.
AAGACGATGTACCCATTACTATACGAAAAAAGCGGACAGCCTTAACCGTCCGCTTTTTTATACTGGCAAACTATGCAGAAAACTATTGTACAGCCGCAGGCCGGCGTAGCCCGTGCCAAAGATAAACAGCCCCCAGAAGGATAGATGCAGAAGTAAAAAACCAGCCACTCCGGTAAAACGAAGGGAAGGAGCCAGGCGAATAATCAAATAGACAAACGACGCAAGCGTCGCTCCTATGAAAAGCCCACCGAGTACATAAAGATGGGAAGTAAGGAACAGTGATACGCCCCCTGCCGTTAAATAGATCCATGCGCAGCCCTGAAGATAGGAGCGGATATCCCCTTTCTCTTCACTCAGAAAAAATAACAGGGAGAGCCCCATCATCGTATCTGAAATTAATTTTAATGCAGCAATAATCATAAAAAACACAAGCATAAGTACAAAAAGCATGGTTAATTTAATTCCATTGTCTGAAAAAAATTCGAGCATTCCCTGATAAATGCCGGCAGATTCTAAAAAAGCGGCGATATACTGCTGCGACCACATGCCAAAGGATAAACAAAAAAACAAAATGGCAAGAATCGGAAAATGACTGGTTAAATACGCATTTTTCACCACGAGCCTCCAGAGTTAACTGGCATGGACTACACGAAATTGGCGAATCTGGTTACCGGTCGCAGCACTCTCTCTTTTTTCCTGGCCTCCTGCCCGGTGAGAAGATTTAAATGAGTCACTTTCGAGCCAGTTTTCGAAGTCTTCCCTGGTTTCCCATTTTGTAAAAACAAGCTGTTTTCCATCTTCGGTCGCTTCATCTAAAAACAAAAACTCCAGACATCCCGGCACCTGGTTCATCTTTTCAGCGCTGGCACCAAAGCGTTCCTGGATTTGTTCTTTTGCTTCTGCGGGTACCTCGAGTTCATTTATAACAACGTACATCCTGATCCCTCTTTCATTATTGTAATTGTGGAAATGCCTGCTGGCGAAGCGCCTCATATACTAAAATAGCTGCCGTATTAGAAAGATTCAAGGAACGGACTTTATCATTCTGGGGTATCCGGATGCACTTTTCCCGGTACTGCTCTGTCACATATTCCGGCAGACCGGTTGTTTCACGTCCAAACACAAAAAAATAATCTTTTGCAGGATCTGAATAGTCATGAACGGTATATGACGACGATCCTACTGTCTCTACAAAGAAGAACTCCGCTTCCGGATACGTATCCATCCATTCTTCAAGTGAATCATAATAGTGAATCTGCACATTCGGCCAGTAATCACAGCCGGCGCGCTTGAGCATCCGGTCTTCCGTGGAAAATCCAAGGGGTCGTATCAGGTGCAGGTGGGTGTCCGTCCCCGCACACGTTCTTGCAATATTTCCGGTGTTCGCCGGTATTTCTGGTTGAAATAACACTACATGTAAAGCCAAGTCGCTCTCTCCTTCTTTTTCTACCACGAAACTGCCTGCGCTTTTTCTAATGCAAGCAATCCTTCTTTTAAATGTACTCCTCCGCCAAATCCTACCATTTTCCCGTTTTTACCAATGACCCGGTGGCATGGAACGATAATGGAAACCGGATTTTTATTATTGGCCATTCCCACTGCCCGGAAAGCCTTCGGCGAATCGGCCTCCTCAGCAATTTCTGCATATGATTTCGTCGTTCCATAAGGAATACTCTGAAGTGCCTGCCACACTCTCTTTTGAAAAGGCGTTCCCCTCATATCGAGCGGCACGGTAAACGTAGTGCGCTCGTTCGCCGCATATTCTTCAAGCTCCCGGAAAACTTCATTATGCATCGGATGCAATTCTTCCCGCAGTTCGCATGAACTTCCAATGTGTTTTTTCAGCCATAAGTTTATCCGGTCTTCGTTTTCTTCCACCGAACCGAAGTGCAGCATGCAGACTCGAGCTTTATACAATACTACAGTCACTTCACCAATACCGTTAATTGCTTGTGATGCGGCAAAAACTTCCATGAAGATCCTCCTTATTACATTTTCTTCTATTATACTCGTTCCGGGGAGGTTTTATCCAATGCTTTTGTGACCTCTTCAAGCACTTCTGCCTCTTCTTCTCTACTGTTAGCAGTATGCAGAGCCTCTATCCCTTCCTGCGTGGGCATTTCTCCCAGAGCCCAGGCACAGGCACCGCGAATGACCGGCCGCGGATCGTCGCGCAGCAGCTGTATGATCGTTGGAATCGCGGATTTTTCTTTCATATGGCCGAGGGCAATCAGCGCATTACGCTGAATTGGCTTTTTTCCTCTCCAGGAGCCAGCAATATACCCGAATTTTTCCTTGAACTCTCTGTTGGAAATGGTTAATAACGGTTCGAGCAGTGGCTTAACTACCTCCGGCTCGGGTTCAAACTCTGGATGATTATGAAAATCCACGCCCTTGTTTTCCGGACACACCTGCTGACAGGTATCACAACCGTATAGTCTATTACCAAGCTTATGACGGTAGCGCTCCGGCAGAGCCTCCTTCGTCTGCGTCAAATAAGCAATACACTTTTTCGCGTCAAGCTGTCCCCCCTGAATCAAAGCATCCGTTGGGCATAAATCCACACAGCGGTTGCACGTGCCGCATTGATCCATCAGCGGCGTATCCTCCGGCAGGTAAAGTGTTGTAATCATTTCGCCTAAGTATACATACGAACCGAACTCCGGAGTAATAATGGCGCAGTTTTTTCCGCTCCATCCAATGCCGGCCCGCTCCGCGACCGCCCGGTCCGATAATTCACCGGTATCAACCATGGATTTGCACTCAGCCCCGGGCACCGTTTCTTGTATAAAGGCCTCCAGCTGGTTTAATTTATCCCGGAGCACATCATGGTAATCCTTTCCCCAGGAGGCCCTGCAAAACTGGCCTCTGCGTGCTCCCGGGCGATTTTTTGGCGCATCCGGAAGCTTTGTTGGATATGCGAGAGCGATAGAGATAATCGTTGTTGCTTCCGTCAGCAGCAGCTCGGGATGGGTTCTTTTTTCAATATCGTCTTCTTCAAAGCCGGATTGGTAGTTCAGCCGCTGCTGTTCTTTCAGCCTCGCTTTTAAAGTCACAAAAGGAGAGGCGGAGGCAAAGCCTACTTTATCGATACCGATAGACTCCGCAAACACCTGAATCTCCTCTTTTAATTCTTCTGCCGTTCGCATGGACGGCCCTCCTTTATAAATCATTTCGCCGGAGTCTGTAAAAGTGATATGATACATTATGAGCTAGACACAAAGGGGGATATATATGCTCAAAGACATTTCTATTTCTTCTGCTGTTTTTAAAATTATTCCTTCTTTTCAATGCGGCGTCAACATCTACCGTGACATCGTTATTGATGACTCCCCGGGAATGCTCCGGGGGCGGATGGACTTCTTTCATAAACAAATCCAGATGGATCTGCTTGACCAGTCTATCTATGACTATACAGGTGTTCGGCAGTGGCAACAAATATTAGAACACGCAGGGCTTATTGACCGGTCTCTTCCGCCTCTTCATGAGCAGCTGTACAAAAACTTACAGGCAGATAATATCCCGCCTTCTGAGCACTCCGGTGAAGACCTTATTCATTTTTTTAATCTGCAGTATGAAACTCCGGTTATATTGATCGATGCAGATACTGTTTTCGATTATGTAAAAATCGGCTTCGGTGTGGAGCAGGATCAGCTTCAGATTACTGAAAATCATCTCCACCCGATGTACGGACAAATTATAGCCAAGGATCGCAAGAAAACATTGGCCTCATTAAGCGGGCCAGGCCTGTACAGCCGAACCAGCCGTTCGACTACTACAGCAATACAATTAACCTTTATGCGGCCACAGCTTTCCAAAGAGTCAGCTGCTGAACTTACTGAGGCGGTTGGAAACATGTTTACACAAATACACGGCGGCACCTCCGAAAGCCGTCTTCTGCGCGCAGCTTCCCCTGTCTGGGAGCTCTCCTTATGACTATAAAAAAAGTCTCTCCTTTTTTGAAAAGGAAAGACTTTTTCTTTATGCACAGCTTCAGCATTTAAAATTAAACATAACTTGAATTGTAATATTAAGTGCAACACGTAAAAAAATAAAAAACACCCATGGTATCCCAGTGTAAAATGAAAGTACCACCAAACACTCACACGGAGGGATACCATGAGCTACTCTCATCTTACCATGATCGAACGAGGACAACTAGAGGCTCTGACGAGCCTCCACTGGTCGATCCGGCGAATTGCGGCTTTTCTGGGCCGGCATCCATCGACCATTTCCCGGGAACGCCGGCGCCAGGCATCCTCCGATACGTATCAGGCCGCTCAGGCGCAGAAAGCCTATCATCAACGGCGGAAGGCCTGCGGGCGAAAAGGCAAAGCGACGCCCGAGCTGCTTCAAGCCATTACCCATCATCTCCATGCCACCTGGTCGCCCGAACAAATTGCCCGGTACGCCCCGGGGGTTACGGTGGGATGCGGGACGATCTATCGATGGCTGTACCAGGGGTTATTGGCGAAGGGAGACCTGCGCTGCCTTCGCCAGAAGGGCAAACGGAAGAAAGTGCGGGAAAGCCGTGGCCGTTTCACGGTCGGCCGGCGCATCGAGGAACGCCCTGCCGTGGTCGAGACCCGACAAACCTTTGGCCACTGGGAAATGGATACCATTGTTTCATCGCGTGGAAAAAGCAAGGGCTGCCTGGTGACGCTCACCGAACGCAAAAGCCGGTACCTGTTAGCTGTTCCCATGCCGGACCGGCGGTCCGGAACCGTAGCCACTGCCGTGGAAACACTGATGGACCAGTATCCTCGTGGTGTCTTTGAAAGCATAACGGTGGACCGGGGCAAAGAATTCGCCTGCTTTCCCGCCCTCGAAGCCCGGAGCGTGCCCGTCTATTTCGCCGACCCCTATGCCGCCTGGCAGCGGGGAACCAATGAAAATACCAACGGCCTTCTCCGGGAATTTTTCCCGAAGGGCATGGATTTAGCTCGCCTCAGCCAGCAGGAAGTGGACTACGTCATCGGACTGATTCATCGCCGCCCCAGAAATTGTCTACATGGGAATACCACGGAAAATGTGTTTCATGAAGAAGTGTTGCGCTTAAATTGACAATCTAAGATAAAAATAACGTTTCCCATTAGAAACGTCTTCCTGGCTCGTTAAATGGTAGCGAAGGTGGGACTCGAACCCACACGTCCAGAGGACACTTGATTTTGAGTCAAGCGCGTCTACCGGTTCCGCCACTTCGCCGTTCAACTAAAAAATGGTACCGAGGGCCGGACTCGAACCGGCACGGTTGATGACCAACCGCAGGATTTTAAGTCCTGTGTGTCTACCAATTCCACCACCCCGGCAGGCGTTTGCTTCTCTTTAATAATGGAGGCGGTACCCGGATTCGAACCGGGGGATAAGGGTTTTGCAGACCCGTGCCTTACCACTTGGCTATACCGCCATTCCAGAGAATGGCTCAATGCTTATGTTGATAATGGAGCGGAAGACGGGATTCGAACCCGCGACCCCCACCTTGGCAAGGTGATGTTCTACCACTGAACTACTTCCGCAATTGGCTGGGCTAGCTGGATTCGAACCAGCGCATCACGGGACCAAAACCCGATGCCTTACCGCTTGGCTATAGCCCATTATCCAATATGGGGCGATTGGTGGGAATTGAACCCACGCATGCCGGAACCACAATCCGGTGCGTTAACCACTTCGCCACAACCGCCATATGAACATAACACATTAAAAATGGCAGGGGTAGTAGGAATCGAACCCACATTGGCGGTTTTGGAGACCGCTGTTTTGCCATTAAACTATACCCCTGTATAAGTGGTGGAGGGGGACGGATTCGAACCGCCGAACCCGAAGGAGCGGATTTACAGTCCGCCGCGTTTGGCCAACTTCGCTACCCCTCCACATATGGTGCCGGCCAGAGGACTTGAACCCCCAACCTACTGATTACAAGTCAGTTGCTCTACCAATTGAGCTAGACCGGCGTTTTTTAAATGGTGGCTCGAGACGGAATCGAACCGCCGACACGAGGATTTTCAGTCCACTGCTCTACCGACTGAGCTATCGAGCCATATTGAGTAATTAATTTCGAGTGACATGTTTACGACTCGAATGAAATTATACCTTATTCATTTTGTTTGTCAATATGAATAAAGGTAAAATGGCGGGCCTGACGGGATTTGAACCCGCGATCTCCTGCGTGACAGGCAGGCATGTTAACCGCTACACCACAGGCCCTATTGGTTGCGGGGGACGGATTTGAACCGACGACCTCCGGGTTATGAGCCCGACGAGCTACCAGACTGCTCTACCCCGCGATATAAAATATATGGTGGAGGATGACAGGATCGAACTGCCGACCCCCTGCTTGTAAGGCAGGTGCTCTCCCAGCTGAGCTAATCCTCCATGTTGGTGACCCGTACGGGATTCGAACCCGTGTTACCGCCGTGAAAGGGCGGTGTCTTAACCACTTGACCAACGGGCCTTTGAAATAAATATGTATGGCGGAGAGCGAGGGATTCGAACCCTCGAGACGGGAATGCCGCCTACACGATTTCCAATCGTGCTCCTTCGGCCACTCGGACAGCTCTCCAGTGGCTCCGCAGGCAGGATTCGAACCTGCGACCAATCGGTTAACAGCCGATTGCTCTACCACTGAGCTACTGCGGAATATAATAAAAAAGCCCGGCAGCGATCTACTTTCACGGGGGGAGAACCCCCGGCTATCATCAACGCTGAAGAGCTTAACTTCCGTGTTCGGCATGGGAACGGGTGGATCCTCTTCGCTGTTGCCACCGGACTGGCCCGTCGGGCCCTGACAACCAAATACCGAGACCGCAGCCACGGCCGCGTATCGTGCTGTGCGTGGATAAGACTTCGACCGATTAGTATCCGTCCGCTGCACATGTCGCCATGCGTCCACGCCGGACCTATCTACCTCGTCATCTTCAAGGGGTCTTATCTCCGTAGAGGGGAAAGGTCATCTTAAGGGGGGCTTCATGCTTAGATGCTTTCAGCACTTATCCCGTCCACACGTAGCTACCCAGCAGTGCTCCTGGCGGAACAACTGGTACACCAGCGGTGTGTCCATCCCGGTCCTCTCGTACTAAGGACAGCTCCTTTCACCTTTCCTGCGCCCGCGACGGATAGGGACCGAACTGTCTCACGACGTTCTGAACCCAGCTCGCGTACCGCTTTAATGGGCGAACAGCCCAACCCTTGGGACCTACTTCAGCCCCAGGATGCGATGAGCCGACATCGAGGTGCCAAACCTCCCCGTCGATGTGAACTCTTGGGAGAGATTAGCCTGTTATCCCCAGGGTAGCTTTTATCCGTTGAGCGACGGCCCTTCCATGCGGTGCCGCCGGATCACTAAGCCCGACTTTCGTCCCTGCTCGACTTGTAGGTCTCGCAGTCAAGCTCCCTTGTGCCTTTGCACTCTGCGAATGATGTCCGACCATTCTGAGGGAACCATTGGGCGCCTCCGTTACTGTTTGGGAGGCGACCGCCCCAGTCAAACTGCCCACCTGACACGGTCCCGAGGCCGGATCACGGCCTGCGGTTAGAATGTCGATACCACCAGGGTAGTATCCCACCAGCGCCTCCTCCGAACCTGGCGGTCCGGATTCGATGGCTCCTACCTATCCTGTACAAGTGGTACCCACATCCAATGTCAAGCTACAGTAAAGCTCCATGGGGTCTTTCCGTCCTGTCGCGGGGAACCTGCATCTTCACAGGTATTATAATTTCACCGGGTCTCTCGTTGAGACAGTGCCCAAGTCGTTGCACCTTTCGTGCGGGTCGGAACTTACCCGACAAGGAATTTCGCTACCTTAGGACCGTTATAGTTACGGCCGCCGTTTACTGGGGCTTCAATTCGGCGCTTCTCCCCCCGAAGGGGGATAACGCCTCCTCTTAACCTTCCAGCACCGGGCAGGTGTCAGCCCCTATACTTCGCCTTACGGCTTCGCAGAGACCTGTGTTTTTGATAAACAGTCGCTTGGGCCCTTTCACTGCGGCTCCCTGGGGCTATTCACCCCGGGGAGCACCCCTTCTCCCGAAGTTACGGGGTCCTTTTGCCGAGTTCCTTAACGAGAGTTTTCCCGCGCGTCTTAGAATACTCATCCCACCTACCTGTGTCGGTTTACGGTACGGGCACCACGTTCCTCGCTAGAGGCTTTTCTTGGCAGGGTAGGTGCCGGCCCTTCGGGCCCCGTAGGGCCCTCCTGGTCACCGCTTGGCCGTCTGGGGGAGGGATTTGCCGCTCCCCCGGCCTTGCCAGCTTCAACGCGCATGTCCAGCAGCGCGCGGCCGTGCCTGCCTGCGTCCCCCCATCACTCAAATGGAACGGAGGTGGTACAGGAATATCAACCTGTTTTCCATCGCCTACGCCTTTCGGCCTCGGCTTAGGACCCGACTAACCCTGAGCGGACGAGCCTTCCTCAGGAAACCTTGGGTTTTCGACGGAAGGGATTCTCACCCTTCTTTTCGCTACTCATACCGGCATTCTCACTTCCAGGCGCTCCACCGGTCCTCACGGTCCGGCTTCAAAGCCCCTGGAACGCTCCCCTACCATCTCTCCCATGCGGGAGAGTCCACGGCTTCGGTGCTGCGTTTAGCCCCGGTACATTGTCGGCGCAGAGTCACTCGACTAGTGAGCTATTACGCACTCTTTCAATGATGGCTGCTTCTAAGCCAACATCCTAGTTGTCTAAGCAACTCCACATCCTTTTCCACTTAACGCAGACTTAGGGACCTTAGCCGGTGGTCTGGGCTGTTTCCCTCTCGACGACGGATCTTAGCACTCGCCGTCTGACTCCCGGGCAGCAAGTCGCTGGCATTCGGAGTTTGACTGAATTCGGTAATCCGGGAAGGACCCCTCGTCCAATCAGTGCTCTACCTCCAGGACTCTCATACCCGAGGCTAGCCCTAAAGCTATTTCGGGGAGAACCAGCTATCTCCAGGTTCGATTGGCATTTCACCGCTACCCACGACTCATCCCCGCAATTTTCAACTTGCGTGGGTTCGGGCCTCCAGCCAGTGTTACCTGGCCTTCACCCTGGTCATGGGTAGATCACCTGGTTTCGGGTCTACGCCCGCCTACTGCATCGCCCTCTTCAGACTCGCTTTCGCTGCGGCTCCGCCTTTGCGGCTTAACCTTGCAGACGAGCGTAACTCGCCGGTTCATTCTACAAAAGGCACGCCGTCACCCCTTAACGGGCTCCGACTTCTTGTAGGCACACGGTTTCAGGATCTGTTTCACTCCCCTTCCGGGGTGCTTTTCACCTTTCCCTCACGGTACTGGTTCACTATCGGTCACTAGGGAGTATTTAGCCTTGGGAGATGGTCCTCCCAGCTTCCGACGGGATTTCTCGTGTCCCGTCGTACTCAGGATACCCCCGGCGGGGGGAGGATGTCGGCTACCGGGCTGTTACCGTCTCTGGCGGGCCTTTCCAGGCCGCTTCGCCTATCCTCCCCGCCTGCCGTGCGGGGGTCCTACAACCCCGGGATGCAAGCATCCCGGTTTGGGCTGATTCCGTTTCGCTCGCCGCTACTCGGGAAATCGCGTTTGCTTTCTCTTCCTCCGGGTACTAAGATGTTTCAGTTCTCCGGGTCTACCGTCCGGCGCCTATGTGTTCAGCGGCCGGACGCCTTCCCATGACGGAAGGCGGGTTTCCCCATTCGGACATCTCCGGATCAAAGCTTACGTACAGCTCCCCGGAGCGTTTCGCCGTTCGTCGCGTCCTTCTTCGGCTCCTAGTGCCAAGGCATCCACCGTGCGCCCTTTTCTTCTTAACCACTCGATACGCGGTCATTCTTCGACGCGGCCGCCGGCCGAAACAGCCGGCAGCCTTGTGTTGCTTGTGTGTTGGTCTCGGTATTCGGTTGTCAAGGTCCCACGTGCAAAAAACAAATAGAGAGATCGTGTCTCTCAAAAGGAAAGCCAAGCCAGGCCCCTGCCCGGTCCCTGCGGGACCGGGGTACTGCTCCATAGAAAGGAGGTGATCCATCCCCACCTTCCGGTAGGGATACCTTGTTACGACTTCACCCCAATCACCTGCCCCACCTTCGGCGGCTGGGTCCCAGAAGGGTTCCCTCACCGACTTCGGGTGTTGCAAACTCTCGTGGTGTGACGGGCGGTGTGTACAAGGCCCGGGAACGTATTCACCGCGGCATGCTGATCCGCGATTACTAGCGATTCCGGCTTCATGCAGGCGAGTTGCAGCCTGCAATCCGAACTGAGAATGGCTTTTCTGGATTGGCTCCCCCTCGCGGGTTCGCATCCCGTTGTACCATCCATTGTAGCACGTGTGTAGCCCAGATCATAAGGGGCATGATGATTTGACGTCATCCCCACCTTCCTCCGGTTTGTCACCGGCAGTCACCTTAGAGTGCCCAACTGAATGCTGGCAACTAAGATTAGGGGTTGCGCTCGTTGCGGGACTTAACCCAACATCTCACGACACGAGCTGACGACAACCATGCACCACCTGTCATTCCGTCCCCCGAAGGGGAACCGCCTCTCTCGAGGCGTAGCGGAAGATGTCAAGATCTGGTAAGGTTCTTCGCGTTGCGTCGAATTAAACCACATGCTCCACCGCTTGTGCGGGCCCCCGTCAATTCCTTTGAGTTTCAACCTTGCGGTCGTACTCCCCAGGCGGAGTGCTTAATGCGTTAGCTTCGGCACTACGGGTATCGAAACCCCTAACACCTAGCACTCAGCGTTTACGGCATGGACTACCAGGGTATCTAATCCTGTTTGCTCCCCATGCTTTCGCACCTCAGCGTCAGGTACAGACCAGAGAGTCGCCTTCGCCACTGGTGTTCCTCCACATATCTACGCATTTCACCGCTACACGTGGAATTCCACTCTCCTCTTCTGTCCTCAAGTTTCGCAGTTTCCAATGGCCTTCCACGGTTGAGCCGTGGCCTGTCACATCGGACTGACGAAACCGCCTGCGTGCCCTTTACGCCCAATAATTCCGGACAACGCTTGCCCCCTACGTATTACCGCGGCTGCTGGCACGTAGTTAGCCGGGGCTTTCTGGACAGGTACCGTCAGCACGCCAGCCTGTTCGACTGACGTGGGTTCTTCCCTGTCAACAGAGCTTTACGATCCGAAAACCTTCATCACTCACGCGGCGTTGCACCGTCAGGCTTTCGCCCATTGCGGATGATTCCCTACTGCTGCCTCCCGTAGGAGTCTGGGCCGTGTCTCAGTCCCAGTGTGGCCGATCACCCTCTCAGGTCGGCTACGCATCGTCGCCTTGGGGAGCCCTTACCTCTCCAACTAGCTAATGCGCCGCGGGCCCATCGGACTGTGCAAGGATCCGAAGATCCCTGCTTTACCGCTGACCTCAGGCGAGGTCAGG
Proteins encoded in this region:
- a CDS encoding antibiotic biosynthesis monooxygenase, with the translated sequence MYVVINELEVPAEAKEQIQERFGASAEKMNQVPGCLEFLFLDEATEDGKQLVFTKWETREDFENWLESDSFKSSHRAGGQEKRESAATGNQIRQFRVVHAS
- the queG gene encoding tRNA epoxyqueuosine(34) reductase QueG produces the protein MRTAEELKEEIQVFAESIGIDKVGFASASPFVTLKARLKEQQRLNYQSGFEEDDIEKRTHPELLLTEATTIISIALAYPTKLPDAPKNRPGARRGQFCRASWGKDYHDVLRDKLNQLEAFIQETVPGAECKSMVDTGELSDRAVAERAGIGWSGKNCAIITPEFGSYVYLGEMITTLYLPEDTPLMDQCGTCNRCVDLCPTDALIQGGQLDAKKCIAYLTQTKEALPERYRHKLGNRLYGCDTCQQVCPENKGVDFHNHPEFEPEPEVVKPLLEPLLTISNREFKEKFGYIAGSWRGKKPIQRNALIALGHMKEKSAIPTIIQLLRDDPRPVIRGACAWALGEMPTQEGIEALHTANSREEEAEVLEEVTKALDKTSPERV
- a CDS encoding DUF5366 family protein, which encodes MKNAYLTSHFPILAILFFCLSFGMWSQQYIAAFLESAGIYQGMLEFFSDNGIKLTMLFVLMLVFFMIIAALKLISDTMMGLSLLFFLSEEKGDIRSYLQGCAWIYLTAGGVSLFLTSHLYVLGGLFIGATLASFVYLIIRLAPSLRFTGVAGFLLLHLSFWGLFIFGTGYAGLRLYNSFLHSLPV
- a CDS encoding methylated-DNA--[protein]-cysteine S-methyltransferase, whose product is MEVFAASQAINGIGEVTVVLYKARVCMLHFGSVEENEDRINLWLKKHIGSSCELREELHPMHNEVFRELEEYAANERTTFTVPLDMRGTPFQKRVWQALQSIPYGTTKSYAEIAEEADSPKAFRAVGMANNKNPVSIIVPCHRVIGKNGKMVGFGGGVHLKEGLLALEKAQAVSW
- the trmL gene encoding tRNA (uridine(34)/cytosine(34)/5-carboxymethylaminomethyluridine(34)-2'-O)-methyltransferase TrmL, which encodes MALHVVLFQPEIPANTGNIARTCAGTDTHLHLIRPLGFSTEDRMLKRAGCDYWPNVQIHYYDSLEEWMDTYPEAEFFFVETVGSSSYTVHDYSDPAKDYFFVFGRETTGLPEYVTEQYREKCIRIPQNDKVRSLNLSNTAAILVYEALRQQAFPQLQ
- a CDS encoding IS30 family transposase, coding for MSYSHLTMIERGQLEALTSLHWSIRRIAAFLGRHPSTISRERRRQASSDTYQAAQAQKAYHQRRKACGRKGKATPELLQAITHHLHATWSPEQIARYAPGVTVGCGTIYRWLYQGLLAKGDLRCLRQKGKRKKVRESRGRFTVGRRIEERPAVVETRQTFGHWEMDTIVSSRGKSKGCLVTLTERKSRYLLAVPMPDRRSGTVATAVETLMDQYPRGVFESITVDRGKEFACFPALEARSVPVYFADPYAAWQRGTNENTNGLLREFFPKGMDLARLSQQEVDYVIGLIHRRPRNCLHGNTTENVFHEEVLRLN